The following proteins are encoded in a genomic region of Pirellulales bacterium:
- a CDS encoding transaldolase, which yields MPSSLESLIACGTKLWLDSIDPELVARERALGATGATSNPIIVADLIKTGRFDAQLETLVQAGHDDGQIAWALTDQLVTAAQTVFLPVFERTAGNDGYVSFEVDPLLEDLQLGPPHTARVARYIELGKYWSAGRPNRMIKVPATPAGLDALEELAAAGVPLNVTLIFSPRQYVAARDAVWRGFQRATHPERCKSVYSIFVSRLDVYTEKAVPQLSPAAQGQVGIVNAKHIWNENRRFWADKPLALQQEMVFASTGTKKPQDAPWKYLEAFAGSDIETNPPQTNAAYEASGRTATRQVDQLPPADVLAEIERLVDIDALERTLMAEGLKKFADPQKELLALIAEKRAAFVA from the coding sequence ATGCCTTCGTCGTTGGAATCGTTGATCGCCTGTGGAACGAAGCTCTGGCTCGACTCGATCGACCCGGAGCTCGTCGCGCGCGAGCGCGCCCTGGGGGCCACCGGGGCGACGTCGAACCCGATTATCGTCGCCGACCTGATCAAGACCGGCCGGTTCGACGCCCAACTCGAGACCCTGGTTCAGGCCGGCCACGACGACGGCCAGATCGCCTGGGCCCTGACCGATCAACTCGTGACAGCGGCCCAAACCGTATTCCTGCCGGTGTTCGAGCGCACTGCCGGCAACGACGGATACGTGAGCTTCGAGGTCGACCCGCTGCTGGAAGATCTGCAATTGGGCCCGCCGCACACCGCGCGGGTCGCCCGGTACATCGAGCTGGGCAAGTATTGGTCGGCCGGGCGCCCAAACCGGATGATCAAAGTGCCCGCCACACCGGCAGGACTCGACGCACTCGAGGAACTGGCCGCAGCGGGCGTTCCGCTCAACGTGACCTTGATCTTCAGCCCGCGCCAATACGTCGCTGCGCGCGATGCCGTGTGGCGCGGTTTCCAGAGAGCCACACATCCCGAGCGTTGCAAGAGCGTGTACAGCATCTTCGTCTCGCGTTTGGACGTCTACACCGAGAAGGCCGTGCCGCAACTTTCGCCGGCCGCGCAGGGGCAGGTGGGGATCGTCAACGCAAAGCACATCTGGAACGAAAACCGCCGCTTCTGGGCCGACAAGCCCCTGGCCCTGCAGCAGGAGATGGTGTTTGCCAGCACGGGCACCAAGAAGCCGCAGGACGCGCCCTGGAAATACCTCGAGGCTTTTGCCGGCAGCGACATCGAGACCAACCCGCCGCAGACCAATGCGGCCTACGAGGCGAGCGGCCGTACGGCCACGCGGCAAGTCGATCAACTGCCGCCGGCCGACGTCTTGGCCGAGATCGAACGACTGGTCGATATCGACGCCTTGGAGCGGACGTTGATGGCCGAGGGATTGAAGAAGTTCGCCGACCCGCAGAAGGAACTGCTGGCGCTGATCGCCGAGAAGCGTGCGGCGTTCGTGGCCTGA
- a CDS encoding type IV pilus twitching motility protein PilT: MATILIDKLLQTIVNTGASDLHIAVGQPPVIRLDGHLRRLDTKVLESEDTVGLMKSITPDRCQQELQQVGGCDFGFAFGEQARFRVAVFKQRGNIGMVLRQIPNKFLTMEQLGLPTVCKELIMRPRGLFLVTGPTGSGKSTSLASMINHLNEAVDHHIITIEDPIEFYHKHKKSTVNQREIGVDVPSFPEAIRRALRMDPDVILVGEMRDLETIEAAITAAETGHIVFGTLHTTGAEGTVNRIIDVFPSNQQEQIRVQLSTSIIGVLSQALLPKNGGGRVAAHEMLVVTPAIANLIRENKTFRITSSIQTGAKYGMQLLDDALFRLWKSGTCSKEDCMFRCNRPDDLAARIARAERGLFDEENGAGEGEQDESRGKPVKQR; the protein is encoded by the coding sequence ATGGCCACGATCCTGATCGACAAGCTGTTGCAGACCATCGTCAATACGGGCGCTAGCGATCTGCACATTGCCGTCGGCCAACCCCCGGTCATCCGTCTCGACGGCCACTTGCGCCGGCTCGACACCAAGGTGCTCGAATCGGAAGACACCGTCGGCCTGATGAAGAGCATCACGCCCGACCGCTGCCAGCAAGAGCTGCAGCAAGTCGGTGGTTGCGACTTCGGGTTCGCGTTTGGCGAACAGGCCCGGTTCCGCGTCGCGGTGTTCAAGCAGCGCGGCAACATCGGCATGGTGTTGCGGCAGATTCCGAACAAGTTCCTGACGATGGAGCAGTTGGGGCTGCCGACCGTCTGCAAGGAATTGATCATGCGGCCCCGCGGGCTGTTTCTGGTGACTGGGCCGACCGGCTCGGGCAAGAGCACCAGTCTGGCGAGCATGATCAACCACCTGAACGAGGCGGTCGACCACCACATCATCACGATCGAAGACCCGATCGAGTTTTATCACAAGCACAAGAAATCGACGGTCAACCAGCGGGAAATCGGCGTCGACGTGCCGAGCTTTCCCGAGGCGATCCGCCGGGCCCTGCGGATGGACCCCGACGTGATCCTGGTCGGCGAAATGCGCGATCTGGAAACGATCGAGGCCGCGATCACGGCGGCCGAAACGGGGCACATCGTCTTCGGCACGCTGCACACGACCGGCGCCGAAGGCACGGTGAACCGCATTATCGACGTGTTCCCGTCGAACCAGCAGGAACAGATTCGCGTGCAGTTGTCGACGTCGATCATTGGCGTGCTGTCGCAGGCCTTGCTGCCGAAAAACGGCGGCGGGCGCGTCGCCGCGCACGAGATGCTCGTGGTCACGCCGGCCATTGCCAACCTGATCCGCGAAAACAAGACCTTTCGCATCACGTCATCGATCCAGACCGGGGCCAAATACGGGATGCAGTTGCTCGATGATGCCTTGTTCCGCCTCTGGAAAAGCGGAACCTGCTCGAAGGAAGACTGCATGTTCCGGTGCAATCGACCGGACGATTTGGCGGCCAGAATCGCGCGGGCCGAACGGGGGCTGTTTGACGAGGAGAACGGTGCGGGCGAGGGCGAGCAGGACGAATCGCGTGGCAAGCCGGTGAAGCAACGCTGA
- a CDS encoding type II secretion system GspH family protein, producing MSDGGRTIRSRHAFTLVEMLVVITIIGILASLTLGALYVSGESAKRQRTISVVNKLHALLMQRYGSYLSRRVPIDPLIDDNADGIPDIPRYDSDGDRMPDSDVDALFGATNGQVTIFTNAVDHYTAFGAVPYRVVNAGDAQIVKD from the coding sequence ATGAGCGATGGCGGCCGGACAATACGTTCGCGGCACGCGTTTACGCTGGTCGAGATGCTGGTCGTGATCACGATCATCGGCATCCTGGCCTCGCTCACGCTGGGCGCGCTGTACGTCTCCGGCGAATCGGCCAAGCGGCAACGCACGATCTCGGTCGTCAATAAATTGCACGCGCTGCTGATGCAGCGCTACGGATCGTATCTGAGCCGCCGCGTGCCGATCGACCCGCTCATCGACGACAACGCCGACGGCATTCCCGATATTCCCCGGTACGACAGCGACGGCGACAGGATGCCGGATTCCGACGTCGATGCGTTGTTTGGCGCCACCAATGGTCAGGTGACAATCTTCACGAACGCCGTCGATCACTACACGGCCTTCGGGGCTGTTCCCTACCGGGTGGTCAACGCTGGCGACGCACAAATCGTGAAGGACG
- the tadA gene encoding Flp pilus assembly complex ATPase component TadA translates to MAMRRLGQILVDLGFITDEQLEMLLEEQQNRPGELLGKVAESMSLITDDQLAQALAEQMGLRTIALGDTVVPPEVLQYVTEPMALLYRIVPVSFRDNTLVIATCDPQKLSMLDELRNFLGYDIRAVVATERDVLAALDRYYSAAGESVEKLVGEMEDDTDLQKAIASLSGGGPIELADVEAMADSAPVRKLLNMVLLLAIKDHASDLHFEPFEDEFKIRIKADGVLYEMVPPPRHLAFAITTRIKVMANLDIAERRLPQDGRIELTVGGHPVDLRVSVLPTMFGESVVMRVLDRSVVSLDLNNVGMNPPTLKSFREVIGKPNGIVLVTGPTGSGKTTTLYSALNELNSPHDKIITTEDPIEYDIDGIVQVPIDHGIGNTFAACLRAILRQDPDKILVGEIRDLETAEIAVQASLTGHMVFSTLHTNDAPSTITRMRDMGIQPFLITATVEAILAQRLVRRICAQCREETSVTTDMLADLQLTPEDVKGKKFYRGRGCDACNNTGYKGRVGLFELMIMNDNLRDMIIRNVTTDELREAARRFGMVTLRDAGLDAAYGGMTTMDEVIRETILEA, encoded by the coding sequence ATGGCCATGCGGCGGCTCGGACAGATTCTGGTCGATCTCGGTTTCATCACCGACGAACAGCTCGAGATGCTGCTCGAAGAGCAGCAGAACCGGCCCGGCGAGCTGCTGGGTAAGGTTGCCGAGAGCATGAGCCTGATCACCGACGATCAGTTGGCCCAGGCCTTGGCCGAGCAGATGGGCCTGCGGACGATTGCCCTGGGCGACACCGTGGTCCCGCCCGAGGTGCTGCAATATGTGACCGAGCCGATGGCGCTGCTCTACCGGATCGTGCCGGTCAGCTTCCGCGACAACACGCTGGTCATCGCCACCTGCGACCCGCAAAAGCTCTCGATGCTCGACGAGCTGCGCAACTTCCTGGGCTACGACATCCGCGCGGTGGTGGCCACGGAGCGCGACGTGCTGGCCGCGCTCGACCGCTACTATTCGGCGGCCGGCGAGAGCGTGGAAAAGCTCGTCGGCGAGATGGAGGACGACACCGACCTGCAAAAGGCGATCGCGTCGCTCAGCGGCGGCGGCCCGATCGAGCTGGCCGACGTCGAGGCCATGGCCGACAGCGCTCCGGTCCGCAAGCTGTTGAACATGGTGCTGCTGCTGGCCATCAAAGACCACGCCAGCGACTTGCACTTCGAGCCGTTCGAAGACGAGTTCAAGATCCGCATCAAGGCCGACGGCGTGCTCTACGAAATGGTCCCGCCGCCGCGGCACCTGGCCTTCGCCATCACGACCCGCATCAAGGTCATGGCCAATCTCGACATCGCCGAGCGGCGGCTGCCGCAAGACGGGCGCATCGAGCTGACCGTCGGCGGCCACCCGGTCGATTTGCGCGTCAGCGTGTTGCCGACCATGTTCGGCGAGAGTGTAGTCATGCGGGTGCTCGACCGCTCGGTCGTGTCGCTCGACTTGAACAACGTCGGGATGAACCCGCCGACGCTCAAATCTTTCCGCGAAGTGATCGGCAAGCCCAACGGCATCGTGCTGGTCACCGGGCCGACCGGTTCGGGCAAGACGACCACGCTCTACAGCGCGCTCAACGAGCTCAATTCGCCCCACGACAAGATCATCACCACCGAGGACCCGATCGAATACGACATCGACGGGATCGTGCAAGTGCCGATCGACCACGGCATCGGCAACACGTTTGCCGCGTGCCTCAGGGCCATCTTGCGACAAGATCCCGACAAGATCCTGGTGGGTGAGATCCGCGACCTGGAGACGGCGGAAATCGCGGTGCAGGCCTCGCTCACGGGGCACATGGTGTTCAGCACGCTGCACACGAACGATGCCCCCAGCACGATCACGCGGATGCGCGACATGGGTATTCAGCCGTTTTTGATCACTGCCACGGTCGAGGCGATCTTGGCCCAGCGGTTGGTCCGGCGAATCTGTGCCCAGTGCCGCGAGGAAACCAGCGTCACGACCGACATGCTGGCCGACCTGCAGCTCACGCCCGAGGACGTCAAGGGCAAGAAGTTCTACCGCGGTCGCGGCTGCGATGCCTGCAACAACACCGGCTACAAGGGGCGCGTCGGGTTGTTCGAGCTGATGATCATGAACGACAACCTTCGCGACATGATCATCCGCAACGTGACGACCGACGAGCTGCGCGAAGCGGCCCGGCGCTTCGGCATGGTCACCTTGCGCGACGCGGGTCTCGACGCGGCCTATGGCGGCATGACCACGATGGACGAAGTCATCCGCGAAACGATTTTGGAAGCCTAA
- a CDS encoding type II secretion system F family protein: MPSFQFEAMDAAGNEIKDVIDAQSEEEAQATIRQRGYFVTKLTVKKSRKDAAAKKKTGGKKKSFAIGGVGGKQLTTFTRQLSILQDAGLPILRSLRILEQQAKPGRLKNSLIDVCDDIEGGSTLSEAMAKSPKAFDRLYVNMIKAGEAGGALEVILRRLAEFKERSESLKRKVKGALIYPIVVVGVAILILVFIMIKIVPAFKKIFEEFDLTLPKLTQVLIDVSNWTVNYFYLIPAIPIGIWLFVKLVRKFKAGAYGWDLFTIQMPVFGQLLEKNTMARTSRTLGTLVASGVPILEALNITRETAGNTVFEYLYGKIYESIREGESIAQPMKEFSKPGFHPVALFFWALFVTPVAGPLMYLLKLNNRIVDDLVVNMVDVGEETGELDTMLYKVADTYDEEVTVLTESLVSLLEPLMIVVLGGMVGFIVIALFLPLIDLIQNLSK, encoded by the coding sequence ATGCCCAGTTTTCAGTTCGAAGCGATGGATGCGGCGGGCAACGAGATCAAGGACGTGATCGATGCCCAGAGCGAAGAAGAAGCGCAAGCGACAATTCGTCAGCGCGGCTACTTCGTCACCAAGCTGACCGTCAAGAAAAGCCGCAAAGACGCGGCCGCCAAGAAGAAGACCGGCGGCAAGAAGAAGTCGTTTGCCATCGGCGGCGTCGGCGGCAAGCAATTGACGACGTTCACGCGGCAGTTGTCGATTCTGCAGGACGCCGGCTTGCCGATTCTGCGCAGTTTGCGGATTCTCGAGCAGCAGGCGAAGCCCGGCCGGCTGAAAAACTCGCTGATTGACGTCTGCGACGACATCGAAGGCGGCTCGACGCTGTCCGAGGCGATGGCCAAGTCGCCCAAGGCGTTCGACCGGCTGTACGTCAACATGATCAAGGCCGGCGAGGCGGGCGGTGCGCTCGAAGTCATTCTCCGCCGCCTGGCCGAGTTCAAGGAACGCAGCGAATCGCTCAAGCGCAAGGTCAAAGGCGCGCTGATCTACCCGATCGTCGTCGTCGGGGTCGCCATCCTGATCCTGGTGTTCATCATGATCAAGATCGTGCCGGCCTTTAAGAAGATCTTCGAGGAGTTCGATCTGACGCTGCCCAAACTGACGCAGGTCCTGATCGACGTCTCGAACTGGACCGTCAACTACTTCTACCTGATCCCGGCCATCCCGATCGGCATCTGGCTGTTCGTCAAGCTGGTGCGCAAGTTCAAGGCCGGCGCCTATGGCTGGGACTTGTTCACCATCCAGATGCCGGTTTTCGGCCAGTTGCTCGAAAAGAACACCATGGCCCGGACCAGCCGGACCCTCGGCACGCTGGTGGCCTCGGGCGTGCCGATTCTCGAGGCGTTGAACATCACCCGCGAGACGGCCGGCAACACGGTGTTCGAGTATCTCTACGGCAAGATTTACGAATCGATCCGCGAAGGTGAATCGATCGCGCAGCCGATGAAGGAGTTCTCGAAGCCGGGCTTCCATCCCGTGGCGCTGTTCTTCTGGGCCCTGTTCGTCACGCCGGTGGCGGGCCCTTTGATGTACCTGCTCAAGTTGAACAACCGGATCGTCGACGACCTGGTCGTGAACATGGTCGACGTCGGCGAAGAGACGGGCGAGCTCGACACGATGCTCTACAAGGTGGCCGACACCTATGACGAAGAAGTGACGGTGCTCACCGAAAGCCTCGTCAGTCTGCTCGAGCCGTTGATGATCGTCGTGCTCGGCGGCATGGTCGGGTTCATCGTCATCGCGTTGTTCTTGCCGTTGATCGACTTGATCCAGAACCTGAGCAAATAG
- a CDS encoding type II secretion system GspH family protein codes for MSAEATCKSVLARRRRGFTLVELLMVIIVVGILAGLILAAVGPARTAARNAKVSATMSQLTIALENFKQKNSTYPVTCGDTRTVNETFAGTGVTVDARQAVFRRVLRAMFPRFTQPSTWNDGTNPTWDDPSTYADLHDYFAAATRSDPSFPDGLSLETLDAAESLVFWLGGIPHITSTSPYTVELTRFAADPRNPIQREIRDDPTPQTTLYTSRRTDRLFEFGGLKLVDSDGDGWPEAVPDVGDVESTPPLVYFDAGSYDSHPFYPPATAEGMNLIKKQWGVAQPYAQTLNAATRVPRYAGEGKYQIVFAGQDMKFDDTTEQSFNNDITKLDDYVLDRIKLLSGGGGYYHQGSGESEAAPGSEADNVTSFTEKQLGDAVTKP; via the coding sequence ATGAGCGCGGAGGCAACCTGCAAGAGCGTCCTGGCCCGGCGGCGGCGTGGGTTCACGCTGGTCGAGCTGCTGATGGTAATCATCGTGGTCGGCATTCTGGCCGGCCTGATCCTGGCGGCGGTTGGTCCCGCGCGTACCGCGGCCCGCAACGCGAAGGTCTCGGCGACGATGAGCCAGTTGACGATCGCGCTGGAGAACTTCAAGCAGAAGAACTCGACGTATCCGGTGACGTGTGGGGACACGCGAACGGTCAATGAGACTTTTGCCGGTACGGGGGTCACGGTCGACGCGCGCCAAGCAGTCTTTCGTCGCGTGTTGCGCGCGATGTTTCCCCGATTCACGCAGCCCAGCACCTGGAACGACGGCACTAATCCGACCTGGGACGACCCGTCGACCTATGCCGACCTGCACGATTACTTCGCTGCGGCGACCCGGAGTGATCCATCCTTCCCCGATGGACTCAGTCTGGAAACGCTCGATGCGGCCGAATCGCTCGTGTTCTGGCTGGGCGGAATTCCGCACATCACCAGCACGAGTCCATACACGGTCGAGTTGACCCGATTCGCGGCCGATCCCCGGAACCCGATTCAACGCGAAATTCGCGACGATCCCACTCCACAAACGACGCTGTATACCTCCCGCCGCACCGATCGGCTGTTTGAATTCGGCGGCTTGAAGCTGGTCGACTCCGACGGCGACGGCTGGCCCGAGGCGGTGCCCGACGTCGGCGATGTCGAGAGCACCCCGCCGCTGGTTTATTTCGATGCGGGCTCGTATGACTCCCATCCGTTCTACCCGCCCGCGACCGCGGAGGGCATGAACCTCATCAAGAAGCAGTGGGGTGTCGCCCAGCCGTATGCGCAGACTCTCAATGCCGCGACCAGGGTGCCGCGATACGCGGGCGAGGGAAAATACCAGATCGTCTTCGCCGGGCAGGATATGAAGTTCGACGACACGACGGAGCAAAGCTTCAACAACGATATTACCAAGCTGGACGACTATGTGCTCGACCGGATCAAGCTGCTCTCCGGGGGGGGTGGATATTACCACCAAGGGTCGGGAGAGAGTGAGGCGGCCCCCGGTTCGGAGGCCGACAACGTGACGAGCTTTACCGAGAAGCAACTGGGCGACGCGGTGACGAAGCCATGA
- a CDS encoding BBP7 family outer membrane beta-barrel protein — MKTRKQVGIGVTTLLVLLGCATAALAQRPLFGGGRPMRPMPPRGRVMQARWQEPPGLVPETDGLPELAPPGPEGDYGYQGEEMLPPPSAEPTPAEGEGDETVYEGEYPEGAAEPSLFDYVPYDAPPDRWAVGPDCPGLFRFHCDAVWFVTTQVQLLQRAHSEQQAGITAGTLNSTLGVITATTPFTIVNQPLFDTEAANYEMVAGPRITVGRFLGYDDHQRVHSLEGQYWGTQEWNAEARFDGQQIEYFGPDSNGDNLLDIVTSGNLLSHFPLDIGGFNLADTHSFSYQSRVNSAQLDYRVRWTGEKDQLVAKHDGRWVREHNVGWVHSVHGGLRYINVNEDFVFSSRGQASIRNSANAAPGVVVPYSGDWFSTTECNLFGLQGGADLTRQWDKWSLGVRGLFGLGTTFNELNGRISVNDPIFPLTVPADQRSFSNSWHFDEQNFAVFGETGFEAVYRLTRHINVRGSWDFYWIQGVALASEQYGNHQKTGPTAINVGGISYNGPSFGIDMVW; from the coding sequence GTGAAGACGCGGAAACAAGTCGGCATCGGTGTGACGACCCTGCTCGTTCTGCTGGGGTGCGCCACTGCCGCGCTGGCACAACGACCGCTGTTCGGCGGCGGCCGGCCCATGCGGCCAATGCCCCCCCGTGGCCGAGTGATGCAGGCCCGTTGGCAGGAACCGCCGGGATTGGTTCCCGAGACGGACGGTCTGCCCGAGCTTGCGCCGCCGGGGCCGGAAGGCGACTACGGCTACCAGGGCGAGGAAATGCTGCCTCCGCCCTCGGCTGAACCGACCCCGGCCGAAGGCGAGGGCGACGAGACGGTCTACGAGGGCGAATACCCAGAGGGCGCCGCCGAGCCCAGCCTGTTCGACTATGTCCCCTACGATGCCCCTCCGGATCGTTGGGCGGTCGGTCCCGATTGCCCCGGGCTGTTTCGCTTCCACTGCGATGCAGTCTGGTTCGTGACCACGCAGGTCCAGTTGCTACAACGGGCCCACTCCGAGCAACAAGCGGGCATCACCGCGGGCACGCTCAATTCCACGCTGGGCGTGATCACCGCGACGACGCCGTTCACCATCGTGAACCAGCCGCTGTTCGACACCGAGGCCGCCAACTACGAAATGGTGGCCGGCCCGCGGATCACCGTCGGTCGGTTTCTCGGTTACGACGACCACCAGCGCGTGCACAGCCTTGAAGGACAATACTGGGGTACCCAGGAATGGAACGCCGAGGCGCGGTTCGACGGGCAGCAGATCGAGTATTTCGGGCCCGACTCGAACGGCGACAACCTGCTCGACATTGTCACGTCGGGGAATCTGTTGAGCCATTTCCCGCTCGACATCGGCGGCTTCAATCTCGCCGATACGCACAGCTTTTCGTACCAGTCGCGGGTGAACAGCGCCCAGTTGGATTACCGCGTGCGCTGGACCGGCGAAAAGGACCAGTTGGTCGCCAAGCACGACGGGCGTTGGGTCCGCGAACATAACGTCGGTTGGGTCCACTCGGTACACGGCGGCTTGCGGTACATCAACGTCAACGAAGACTTCGTGTTTTCCAGCCGGGGCCAAGCGTCGATTCGCAACAGCGCTAATGCTGCCCCGGGAGTCGTCGTGCCGTACAGTGGCGATTGGTTCAGCACCACCGAGTGCAACCTGTTTGGCTTGCAAGGAGGTGCCGACCTAACGCGGCAATGGGACAAATGGAGTCTCGGCGTGCGGGGCCTCTTCGGCCTGGGCACCACCTTCAACGAGTTGAACGGACGGATCTCGGTGAACGATCCGATCTTCCCGCTTACGGTTCCTGCCGATCAGCGGAGCTTCTCGAACTCGTGGCATTTCGACGAACAGAATTTTGCCGTGTTCGGCGAGACCGGCTTCGAGGCGGTCTATCGGCTCACCCGGCATATCAACGTGCGCGGCTCGTGGGACTTCTATTGGATTCAGGGCGTGGCCCTGGCCTCGGAACAATACGGCAACCATCAGAAGACGGGCCCGACAGCCATCAACGTCGGCGGGATCTCGTACAACGGTCCGTCGTTCGGTATCGACATGGTCTGGTAG
- the tadA gene encoding Flp pilus assembly complex ATPase component TadA gives MATSMRSFTDILIRQGVISRDQLTEAEQLAKASNMNVGDALVRLGYATGEEVMRAVAQAHNLDFVNLAEVVIPPLVIEMVPESFARENMVLPMALEDGTLKVIVSDPDDLDALDKLRFIINRKVEIAVSPRESISEAINRFYGQTEGESADSMLQEFTDTAIDFTETEEDKGDEDVVDESAAPIVRLVQLIITEAVQLRASDIHIEPFEDRIRVRYRIDGVLIERDSPPRRLLGAILSRIKIMGKMDIAERRRPQDGRIKVTVGSKELDLRVSVLPTNHGQSVVMRILDKDSIKVGVRQLGMSDEDFRNFKNLIRRPNGIILVTGPTGSGKTTTLYAALNELNRPDRKIITAEDPVEYYLPGINQVEIKHSIGLDFSRVIRAMLRQAPNVILVGEMRDSETAQMGIQASLTGHLVFSTLHTNDAPGAITRLIDMGVPSYLVVSSVIAILAQRLVRVVCTKCKQPYMPSDAQLDAAGIPPEMAAKAQFMRGKGCGNCQRTGFRGRLGIFELLLMQAKVRELAFQGASAQEIRKVATAGGMRTLYQDGILKAMKGITTLEEILRVAKKTE, from the coding sequence ATGGCGACCAGCATGCGCTCGTTTACGGACATCTTGATTCGCCAGGGCGTGATCAGCCGGGATCAGCTCACCGAGGCCGAGCAATTGGCCAAGGCCTCGAACATGAACGTAGGCGACGCGCTGGTACGCCTGGGATATGCCACGGGCGAAGAGGTCATGCGGGCCGTGGCCCAAGCGCACAATCTCGACTTTGTCAATCTGGCCGAGGTGGTCATTCCGCCCTTGGTCATTGAGATGGTTCCTGAGAGTTTTGCCCGGGAAAACATGGTGCTGCCGATGGCGCTCGAGGACGGAACGCTGAAGGTCATCGTCAGCGATCCCGACGACTTGGACGCGCTGGACAAGCTGCGATTCATCATCAATCGGAAGGTCGAAATCGCCGTTTCTCCGCGGGAAAGCATCAGCGAAGCGATCAATCGCTTTTACGGGCAGACCGAAGGCGAAAGCGCCGACTCGATGCTCCAGGAGTTCACCGACACGGCGATCGACTTTACGGAGACCGAAGAAGACAAGGGCGACGAAGACGTCGTCGACGAATCGGCAGCCCCGATCGTCCGGCTCGTACAACTGATCATCACCGAGGCGGTTCAGCTCCGGGCCTCGGACATCCATATCGAACCATTCGAAGACCGCATCCGAGTGCGGTACCGGATCGACGGTGTGCTCATCGAGCGCGACAGCCCTCCCAGGCGTCTGTTGGGGGCGATTCTTTCGCGCATAAAAATCATGGGCAAAATGGATATTGCTGAGCGGCGCCGACCCCAGGACGGCCGCATCAAGGTGACGGTCGGGAGCAAGGAGCTCGATCTGCGCGTGAGCGTGTTACCGACCAATCACGGGCAGTCGGTCGTCATGCGCATCCTGGACAAAGACAGCATCAAGGTCGGCGTGCGTCAGTTGGGGATGTCCGACGAGGACTTCCGCAACTTCAAGAACCTGATCCGACGCCCGAACGGGATCATCCTGGTGACCGGGCCGACCGGGTCGGGTAAGACGACCACGCTCTATGCCGCGCTGAACGAGCTGAACCGGCCGGACCGGAAGATCATTACCGCCGAGGACCCGGTCGAGTACTACCTGCCGGGGATCAACCAGGTGGAGATCAAGCACAGCATCGGGCTCGATTTTTCGCGCGTCATCCGCGCCATGCTCCGCCAGGCCCCGAACGTGATCCTGGTGGGTGAGATGCGTGACTCGGAAACAGCCCAAATGGGAATTCAGGCCTCTCTGACTGGACACTTGGTATTTAGTACATTACATACGAACGATGCGCCCGGTGCCATTACACGTTTGATCGACATGGGCGTACCCTCCTATTTGGTGGTAAGCAGCGTGATCGCCATCCTGGCCCAACGATTGGTACGCGTCGTTTGCACCAAGTGCAAGCAGCCGTACATGCCGTCGGATGCCCAGTTGGACGCCGCTGGGATCCCGCCGGAGATGGCAGCGAAGGCCCAGTTCATGCGTGGCAAAGGGTGCGGAAACTGCCAGCGGACGGGCTTCCGCGGACGCCTAGGGATCTTTGAATTGTTGCTGATGCAGGCGAAGGTCCGCGAGTTGGCATTCCAGGGGGCGTCGGCGCAGGAAATTCGCAAAGTGGCTACGGCAGGCGGGATGCGCACGCTGTACCAGGACGGCATCCTCAAGGCCATGAAGGGGATCACCACGCTGGAGGAGATTCTCCGGGTGGCCAAGAAGACGGAGTAG
- a CDS encoding SlyX family protein, whose product MDAPESSPRDVSARVTELELLFMHLQQTLADLDGVVRGQQQQLEHLRRQLAQQTQSLANLGDALYEPPSLEDERPPHY is encoded by the coding sequence ATGGATGCACCTGAATCTTCCCCGCGGGACGTTTCGGCTCGGGTCACCGAGTTGGAACTGTTGTTCATGCACCTGCAGCAGACGCTGGCCGACCTCGACGGCGTGGTCCGAGGCCAGCAACAGCAGCTCGAGCATTTGCGCCGACAGTTGGCCCAACAAACTCAGAGCCTGGCGAACCTGGGCGATGCGCTTTACGAACCGCCCAGCCTGGAAGACGAGCGCCCTCCCCACTATTGA
- a CDS encoding 4a-hydroxytetrahydrobiopterin dehydratase, with amino-acid sequence MVSQSVDELAAKHCVPCEGGVRPYATGEAADQLQTLAGWRLTHEGKRIRKDWVMKNFVAAMEFFQHVAGLAESEQHHPDVHLEGYRHAWIEIWTHAIGGLSENDFILAAKIDQVPVQVKNSTG; translated from the coding sequence ATGGTGTCGCAATCGGTCGACGAGTTGGCCGCCAAACATTGCGTGCCCTGCGAAGGCGGCGTCCGCCCTTACGCAACGGGGGAAGCGGCCGACCAGCTGCAAACGCTCGCCGGGTGGCGACTGACGCACGAGGGCAAGCGGATCCGCAAAGACTGGGTAATGAAGAATTTCGTCGCCGCGATGGAGTTCTTTCAGCACGTGGCGGGCCTGGCCGAGTCCGAGCAGCACCATCCCGACGTGCATTTGGAAGGCTATCGCCACGCCTGGATCGAAATCTGGACCCACGCGATCGGCGGCCTGTCGGAAAACGACTTCATCCTCGCGGCCAAGATCGACCAGGTGCCGGTGCAGGTCAAGAACTCCACTGGGTGA